One segment of Thermoanaerobacter kivui DNA contains the following:
- a CDS encoding Lon protease family protein: MGKLSFNRLKRYVNPEVFDFDTTEEIPPLEGIIGQDRAKKAMEFGIKIKQKGYNIFITGITGTGKTSFASSYIKKIARTEERPNDWVYVYNFEKPAQPIAIELPAGMGKQFKKDMEDFVEQLQRDIPKAFESDSYDMQKSEIIKKYQEKKSELMEELNTLAKSFGFVLKDTRTGIISIPVIEGRQISQEEFQQLDEEVRKEIEKRAAEFEVKALQIWKEIQSIDKQARDEIKNLDNNIGLFAVGHLIEDLKGRYKVNESVLKYLESVKKDILENIGSFKSTDGEDMPFPLLMRKEKAFLKKYMVNLLVDNSNTDGAPVVFEYNPNYNNIIGSIEYESDFGVATTDFTKIKAGALHRANGGYLILQAKDLLSYAYAWDALKRSLKTEKIIIENISSQYGFLSISSLKPEPIKLDVKVILIGTPYLYYLLYNYDEDFSKLFKIKVDFNEEMELNEENMKNMASFIKTHCVENNLKPFDREGVAKVIEYSTRLSEDQDKLTTRFNEIVEVLYEADAWAGLEGSQVVTGVHVKKAIEEKIKRVNKLEEKVLEYFKRDIYLVDVEGERVGVVNGLAVINLGDYEFGKPSRITVTTYPGEEGVVNIERESKMSGRIHDKGVMILTGYLGSKFAKDFPLTLSARIVFEQSYEGVEGDSASSTELYAFLSSLAEIPIKQGIAVTGSVNQFGEIQPVGGVTHKIEGFYKICKQKGLTGNQGVIIPHQNVDNLVLNDEVINAVREGLFHIYSVKTVEEGIEILTGKSFEEIYDRVYKKLKSYYELLSNKKQDKGDK, encoded by the coding sequence ATGGGAAAGTTGAGTTTTAACAGATTAAAAAGATATGTAAATCCAGAAGTTTTTGATTTTGACACAACTGAAGAAATCCCTCCATTAGAAGGAATAATAGGACAAGACAGAGCGAAAAAGGCAATGGAATTTGGAATTAAAATAAAACAGAAAGGTTACAACATATTTATAACAGGAATAACTGGAACTGGTAAAACTAGTTTTGCCTCCAGTTACATAAAGAAGATTGCAAGAACGGAAGAAAGGCCAAATGATTGGGTTTATGTATATAATTTTGAAAAACCTGCTCAGCCAATAGCGATTGAATTACCAGCTGGAATGGGCAAGCAATTCAAAAAAGACATGGAGGATTTTGTGGAACAACTCCAAAGGGATATACCTAAAGCTTTTGAATCGGATTCTTATGATATGCAAAAGAGTGAGATAATAAAGAAATACCAAGAAAAAAAGAGTGAGCTAATGGAAGAATTAAATACGCTTGCAAAAAGTTTTGGATTTGTCTTAAAAGATACTCGCACAGGTATTATAAGCATTCCTGTTATAGAAGGAAGGCAAATAAGTCAAGAAGAGTTTCAACAGTTAGATGAAGAAGTAAGAAAGGAAATTGAAAAAAGAGCTGCAGAATTTGAAGTAAAAGCTCTTCAAATATGGAAGGAAATACAATCTATTGACAAACAAGCGAGAGATGAAATTAAAAATTTGGACAATAATATAGGTCTCTTTGCTGTAGGTCATTTGATTGAGGATTTAAAGGGGAGATATAAAGTAAATGAAAGTGTGCTAAAATATTTAGAAAGCGTCAAAAAGGACATCTTAGAAAATATTGGAAGTTTTAAGAGTACTGATGGAGAAGATATGCCATTTCCTCTTTTGATGAGGAAAGAAAAAGCCTTTTTAAAAAAGTACATGGTTAATTTGCTTGTAGACAATAGCAATACTGACGGTGCTCCAGTTGTGTTTGAGTATAATCCTAACTATAATAACATAATAGGAAGTATAGAATACGAAAGTGACTTTGGAGTTGCTACAACGGACTTTACTAAAATAAAAGCTGGAGCATTACATAGAGCAAATGGCGGTTATTTAATTTTGCAAGCAAAAGATCTGTTATCTTATGCTTATGCTTGGGATGCTTTAAAAAGGTCTTTAAAGACGGAAAAAATTATAATTGAAAATATATCTTCTCAATATGGATTTTTGTCAATTTCTTCTTTAAAACCAGAGCCTATAAAGTTGGATGTAAAGGTGATTTTAATAGGTACCCCTTATCTTTACTATTTGCTTTACAATTATGATGAGGACTTTAGCAAACTTTTTAAAATAAAAGTAGATTTTAACGAAGAGATGGAGCTAAATGAAGAAAATATGAAAAATATGGCTTCTTTTATAAAGACCCACTGTGTAGAAAACAATTTAAAGCCCTTTGACAGGGAAGGTGTTGCAAAAGTTATAGAGTATAGTACTAGACTTTCTGAGGACCAGGACAAATTAACTACCCGCTTTAACGAAATTGTGGAAGTATTGTATGAGGCAGATGCCTGGGCAGGTTTGGAAGGAAGTCAAGTAGTTACAGGAGTCCATGTTAAAAAGGCTATAGAAGAAAAAATAAAGAGGGTAAATAAGCTAGAAGAAAAAGTTTTAGAATATTTCAAAAGGGACATATATCTTGTTGATGTTGAGGGAGAGAGAGTAGGAGTTGTCAATGGATTAGCTGTTATAAATTTAGGGGATTATGAATTTGGTAAGCCTTCAAGGATAACTGTCACCACATACCCAGGGGAAGAAGGGGTTGTAAATATTGAAAGAGAATCAAAAATGAGTGGTAGAATACACGACAAAGGAGTTATGATATTGACAGGTTATTTAGGGAGTAAGTTTGCAAAAGATTTCCCTTTGACCCTCTCTGCTAGAATCGTTTTTGAACAGTCCTATGAAGGAGTAGAAGGAGATAGTGCTTCCAGTACAGAACTTTATGCCTTCCTTTCAAGCCTTGCAGAAATTCCCATAAAGCAAGGGATTGCTGTAACAGGTTCAGTCAATCAATTTGGCGAAATACAACCAGTTGGAGGAGTAACTCATAAAATAGAAGGATTCTATAAAATATGCAAGCAAAAAGGTTTGACAGGAAATCAAGGAGTGATAATCCCTCATCAAAACGTGGATAATTTGGTTTTAAACGATGAAGTAATAAATGCAGTAAGAGAAGGGCTTTTCCATATTTACAGTGTAAAAACAGTGGAAGAGGGAATAGAAATTTTAACAGGTAAAAGCTTTGAAGAAATCTATGACAGAGTCTACAAAAAATTAAAGTCTTATTACGAGTTACTATCCAATAAAAAACAAGATAAAGGGGATAAATAG
- a CDS encoding alpha/beta-type small acid-soluble spore protein, with protein sequence MGKRKKLYPKAEDELDSLKQEAAEELNLDDDIEKRGWENMTTREVGKIGGNMVKKMIKFAEKEMDERDGKIDEED encoded by the coding sequence ATGGGGAAAAGAAAAAAGTTATACCCTAAAGCTGAGGATGAGTTAGATTCTTTGAAGCAAGAAGCTGCTGAAGAGCTTAATTTAGATGATGATATTGAAAAACGCGGATGGGAAAACATGACTACAAGAGAAGTGGGTAAAATAGGAGGAAACATGGTAAAGAAAATGATAAAATTTGCAGAAAAAGAAATGGATGAAAGAGACGGAAAAATTGATGAAGAAGATTAA
- a CDS encoding ferredoxin has product MKVYVDQDECIACGVCIDMCPDVFDWNDEGKSHAIVDEVPADLEDCVQDAMSSCPTEAIKEE; this is encoded by the coding sequence ATGAAAGTTTATGTCGACCAAGACGAATGCATAGCTTGTGGGGTTTGTATAGACATGTGCCCAGATGTTTTTGACTGGAATGATGAAGGGAAATCCCATGCAATTGTAGATGAAGTTCCAGCAGATTTAGAAGATTGTGTGCAAGATGCAATGAGCTCTTGTCCTACAGAGGCAATAAAAGAAGAATAA